In the Papio anubis isolate 15944 chromosome 3, Panubis1.0, whole genome shotgun sequence genome, tttaaaatactactcTATAGAATACACCACACAAGGCTTAGAAATAGTATATAGAGATAGAAAAGtacattatcattttttgtgCATCTTAACATGGAACATGTTAAGAAGTAACAGAGTTTTAAATTATGGTACTGTACTAGGTAAATTAACATGGCACTGTCTTGTTACAATCACTATAAAATTATTCCTTATTAACTCTATAAACTGTTCCCACTTAAGAAATAAGCTTTCAGCAACTGGATCGTTTCTctaattatatatttacacagTGTTTTATCTTCAAAGTAGCTTCATGTATTTAAGTTTAGTACATTTCCCAAACCTGGGTATCACAAAATAGTGATGtctagtgaaataaaaatttcagtggTCAAACACGAAAATACTGCTTACTATCCACTGTCTTACAAAGTGACATTTTACTTTAAACATACAGAGAAATCTTACTATaaacaaaaagatgttttaaCTTTGTTTATCCCAGAATATACCAAACTTAAGACTACAGAACTTATTAGCATTATCCTCATCTGGCAGAAAACAAGTTGAAGCTCAAAGTTCAATGGTGgtgaaataaggaagaaaaggagcAATCCATCAAAGCTAAACTTTTCTGTATTCAAATTTTAGGTTATTAGAAATGGGGCTATTTGGTCAGAAATGGTTAGCCAGACAttgggaataaaaacaaaacctagcATTAAATCagtacaaaaacagtgtttactACAATAAGCCATCTTAAAATAATCCAGACTCAGCATTCTGGTATGCAGATGCCTGAATGCAAGGaccatttttctttatagaaatatgtTCATTTGAAAAACCAAAAAGTCGTAACACTCAGAAGTTGAAACTGATACTTCCTCCCACTTAGAACTTGAAAAGCTAGTCTTATCATATAGTGATGTTTGAAGATGTAAGACATTAAAGGATGGGATCAATAAACTTGTAAGTTATCCCTGCTATTAGGTTTTATGATACTAACAATATTGTAACAAATGTCtacttcatacatttttttaaggTCACCTTAAAGAATACCAAAGATGACACTTACTCTGAACTTGGCTACAGTACACAAAAAAGCCCTGAGCACTCACCATTGCAGTTCTGGACTTAAGAAACCAGTCAAATCTGAACTGAGGAGAGTTGCGAATACACTGTCGTAATTcatcataaacattttctttgtcaaaTCCAAGTTTGTGAAGCATACAAATCAGAAAACGATCTTCTTCTTCAGTatagttttttcctttgttagtACCGTATGATATTCTCAGCTGATGAAAAGGTGCTTTGTACCGTCCAATCTATGAAAGTCAGattttgtattatataaaatacaaatgctaTATAATCTGTATTTCAAACGCAGCTTTAGTATAATTAGCTGAAATGTTGCATTTCAAATCAGAATTTTTTATCCAGAGCACCTCAATTGCTTTATATAACCTTTGTCCTGAAAGACCTTTatagtctttattattattattaagagaaATACAGACTAAGACTTTCTGATTCTACTTAGTAAAAAGCTAATCTTAGTGCCTCTGACTCAGATCTATTAGTCTAGCATATAGGTAAATTCTGTTGACAACACCATATTTGAATGCTactcaaagaaattttaaattgtgaacccttacctcttttccttttataaaaagtCACTCTCTAAGTGACTGTATCACTGACTACAACacactatataaaaataactctCAGCTAGGAGTTATTTTATTAACTACCCTAACTTATTAACAAGCAAATTACCTTTGTGTCAAGTGCTTTCTTGATGCTTATTCTTCTTTGAATTCTCGCCTCTCCCCTTTCAATCTGAGCCATAATCTTCTCTATGTCCTGGAGCTCATTGCACCTTTCCCAGAACACAGCTGTAAAAATTGGACAAAGTAaacaaatcatttatatttttatttctttaatgtaaacaaaaatgGGATCAACTAGATTATTTATCTTCTAATTCTTAAATTTCTGCTATTCTAAGCAGACTCACCACAGCATACCCTCACATATTAACCTGATAATACAACTGACTTCAGGAAACACAGCACATAATACTTGAAGTTATGGAgagaaattaagataaaaatgcaAGGGCAATTATCCAGTGACTTATTCTGATTTTCTCTGCTGTAGCTAGAGTTAGCTAcggttaaaaaatttttaaaaaggaaaccatTACGCTATTTTTGGGAAGGGgacattttctaatttgtaaaaaataacgAAGGTACTAATTACGTTGTGACAAAATTAGTTAATCACAACATAattcagaggaagaaaacaagaacCTTCCAACAGCTCTTACTAAACTCCAACAGCCTGGTTAAAATAATTACCTGAATATTCAATGACTTCTTCTGGAGTTTTGCCTTCTACTTCTCTTGCTATATTTTCAATATCATCACGACCCCACTTCTCATTAGCCTTGATAAACTGATTAAAATCTCTCTTATTCCAATTGGTAAATCCCTTCACaggaatagaaacaaaatatttaatcacAGCACATTAAACTGGAAAACATGCTATGAAAACTTTAGCAATCCTTCTAaatattacaaaaacaaattttcaatTGCTGCTAGTTTATTTATTAAGTTCTTTTAGAGTGGTAACTTTTCGTGTACGTAAACGTACACTTTTGACAACACATTATACATTGCTCAAATACCCAAGCAATTAAATATGAGTGGGAGAGAGTAAGGAACACTGTATGAAAAGGTGACAGTTTCACTGAGCTTTGAAGGATTATTAGCAGTTGGCCAGAAAGAGTGAAAAACATAAAGGGCAAAAATATGAGCAAgtagaaaaatggaaggaaaataaagcttTAAAGGTAAGTCAAAGGCCAGATTCTGAAAGACCTTGATGAACACCAAAGgatgtttaaaaaataccaaGCCAAGATTTATAATTGAAAATGGTGACTAGGTAGCAATGTGGAAAATTCATAGGAAAGATGGGAACATTCAAAGTAAGGTGATAAAAAGGATACCCACTCTACCGAGGCCAAAGTAATAAAATCCATAGTCTTCTCAACTACCTCAACTAGTGACAATCAAATGGAGCATTTATCCACGTGCCCATAATTGTCTCCAAGTATTCCATCTTTAAAAGCAcaaacttatttatttgtatgcCCCAACATAACCTAACACAGTCCTTTACAACAAACTGTTACTAAAGTTTGTACTGATTAAAGGCTATACCTGTGTTAGaagcttctctttttcctctagCTCTTCATCATTAAGGGATTCAGCTTCATCAATTTTAAGCTGTTCTTCTTTTTGTGCCTGTGCTGCATTAGGCAGCTCAGGATTTCGAGGTACCTAAAAGATATTTTCCTATGCCATTAAATCAGTAAATTTTAAAGAGCATGTGATAAACCAACTAACTGACATTTCACAAGTTTCGATTCAACCAGGAGAGAAAATACACTGATACATTGCATTTATGACATTAAAAACCAACTAGATTAGTCATgaagtcttattttttctttttaaagaataacagACCCAAGTTTACATATTTCACATACACAACTAGGCTAGGCTAAAGCAGTTATTTTTCCCACTAGgtccaaattaaatatttataactaaTGTTTATACCTTCCGTAATTTCTGGATAGGAATTAACAGAAAGGTGGATAATTTCAATTACCttgtacccaatagtttttctgtaaaacagaatttctttttccagTAACTCAAATAAACGTGGAGGAAAAAACTGGAAATCCTGAACGTTGGGTTGTTTTGGAGGTCGAGGagcctaaagaaaaataacaataagtgttatccataaaaaagaaattttgttttaaatgtattcttaGTCCTCACTTCAGAAACCATGACAGCCAATTCTGCAAGTAACTGAATGCATCTTTCAGTAAAACTGAATtgatatcttaattttaaatgcacagattcaaaattaattttttaaaaatgttaactaaaAACAGAAGGGAGTACACTCCAAAGAAATACAGAATGTAGGCcagaggcggtggctcacgcctgtaatcccaacactttgggaggccaaggcaggcagatcacgaggtcaaaagatcaagaccatcctggccaacatggtaaaaccccatagctactaaaattacaaaaattagccaggggtggtggtgggcgcctgtagtcccagctactcaagaggctgaggcaggagaattgcttgaacctgggaggtggaggttgcagtgagttgagattgcgccactgcactcctggtaacagagcaagactctgtctcaaaaaaaaaaaaaaaaagaaacacaaaatgtaaTTATCAATCTTTTCcaaagaatataagaaaaaaattacattttcaaaacttttagatatttttatgcTGTGTCAGTCAACTCACCTTGGGTGCTTTAGGTTCACTAACACGAAGAGCTTCCCTGAAATATGCATCAACGGCATAGTTGGCTTTTCTTTCTCGTTTAGGTGGTTCAATCCATTCTGTGAATGCAATCTAGAACATGAGAAACAACTCAGATCACCGACTTTTATTCCACAGTAACAAATCATCATCAAGAAGGATGTttgtaaatggaaagatattcacaAAATCCTAGGCTATAAGCTATGAGGGTGGGGAATATGATACTTTGCtcaatattatgtatataattaacACATGAGACAGTGTCCAGTCAACAGTGTAAGCATTCAGTATTTCTTGCTTAAAGGAACAACTGTTAAATGAGGGAGAAACGCTACTGAATGTTTCATATAAATCTAAACTAGGAGAAAAGTGTAGACACAAATTAGCCTAGAAAAAATTCTGAAGATATAGACCTAAATGTTAACACGAAAAACATTgggtagaattatttttttcttgtactcTATCGGTATTTTTCAATTTATCTCTATATTACCAAGTATTACTTATGAAGTTAGGAAAATTTTCCGTTTATTACCAGCCACTTctgctgtttaaaataaaatgaatcaggTTACCATCCCACATTACTATTCATCtcataaaagaatatatttcactGTAAACATACACCACAACCTTCattacaaaaactttaaaaatatttcagagcttCCCAACTGAAAAACTGGCATTAAATTTTACATAATGATGAAAACATTCAGATGTGAATAAGCAAAAATGACTGCTGTTTTAAGCAAAATTATTAAGACATTACAGTAACACTTAAAATTCCAGGTTTCCAGTAAAATAAAGCTTTCATGTAACCCAAACCTATTTCTAAATTACCTTTTGTTTTTCCCTATAGTCTTCTCCTTCGAAGTTATAAACACTCGACTCTGTATCCATTGTAAAGTTTCTAAGTGAGCTTTCGCCCATCTTGGAGAGCTTTTCATTCATCTCTGCAGTCTAGAGAACAAAACAATCAACTTCTTAGATTCACAACAAAGAAAGCATGAAACCTGCAGTCAAAATAAATTAACTTCAGGTACACAAAAGGTTTTTTGttagggaaataaaattatttatcatcAATGTAACAAATATTTCCTGTTTCTGGTCTAAAACATTCTATATTAAAAGCATTATTTAATCTACATCTCACCTTCTTTGCACCTCTTTCCAAAATACCATCAATATCTTCATCAGTGATCTCACTTTCCTTTGAAGCAAACACATGTGTTGCCCCATGTCTAATCATTTGAAGCATTTCATCTTTCCCAATTTTGTTCAGATTCTGATCCACAAGCCTCCCTGAAAAAAGATTGTGTTGTATAATGTTAACTGAACAGACTTTATTTTACTGGaaacttgaaattttaaatgtaaggTTTAATGCCTTATAATTCTGTCTCAAATGTCAATCACTTCTGTTTACTGTTTATTCACATctgatcattttcatttttgcactAAATTTAATGCCAAATTTTCAGTTGGTAAGCTACAAAACATTCCTAAAGCTGATGTATTATATAATGAACCCTACTGTATACTGTGTCAATGAAATATAATCTTTTGTGAAAGCTGCATATGACGAAGTTTTCAAAAACCTACAAGTTTCAACAGATGGAAGCATTATATACACAAGTTTCTGATGAGCAGAAAGGTGTTATTACTAATACTCCCCAAATCAGCTTTTTCTCCTTAGAAAAGTAAAGTGAAAAATCCTTCCCACAGGCCAAACTTTACACAGAACTGAAATATGTAAcatcagtttctttttaaagaaaacttccaGAAGAACTGGAACTcctaaaaacttattttattcgtttatttctttgagatgcagtcttgctctgttgcttaggctggagtgcaatgacaggACCAtagtcactgcagccttcaactccctgctcaagccatcctcctacctcagcttcccaagtagctaggactaaaggcatgcactaccacacatGGTGAAAAAAGGTATCTGGATCATCAAAGAAACTCATCATTAATAAATTACTAAAGATTTTCAGTTGGCAGGAATTTGGACAACCTTgtaatttgtgttttcaaaaatacagacataaaaacaaaaacaaaaacccagaaagacTTGTTTTCACCCACCTCAAGGGTCACTCACATACATCTAAACAAAGCTTTGATTTTTATACGCCAACCAACTTGTAATTAAGTGGAAAAAGATCCAAGTTTTCAACAACTTCTTTAAATACTTGTATCATGGTTTGGGGCCCATAACAGAATATACAACCAAACATCTGTGACTCTGAAAGTGAGGCAATATCCAGAAAGTACGTTTCTTTGGATTGGATGCTGCCATTGCTACCAAAATGGTCTCATGCTTATACAAGCTACTTCCAAGTTGGGCAGAGAGGGAATCTTCAGATGTAAAGTGCTTGTGTACTCTCATTTTCAATTATGTTcctcaaataaaaaacagtaacacAGAGGTATGTACTTAAGGCTTGCTGTTTGACTAACATGTCTACAAATGGCACAAGAAAGCTATTAGCCTGAAGGTTTGCTCCAAAAATTGCCACAGTAAATATGAAGTAAAAAACCTCAAGATTTCTAAATTTATGAATCAATTAAggttttttaatctttaaaaaaaaagtgtttcagacaggcgtggtggctcacacctgtaatccagcactttgggaggctgaggtggatcacctgaggtcaggagtttgagaccagcctggccaacaaagtgaaaccctgtctctactaaaaatacaaaaaaattagccaagcaccactggtggtgggcatctgtaaacccagctactcaggaggctgaggcaggagaattgcttgaacccaggaagtggaggttgcagtgagccaagatcgtgccattgcactccagcctgagtaacaagagcaaaactccacctcaaaaaaaagtgtttcatggATGAAAATAACTGAGAACAAGAAGCACATGGCAGGTGTTTTTCAAAACACACAGatgtgtgaagaaaaataaaacattagccatTTTATCACCCATGAGATAACCTCATGGGTTGGTAGCCTCGAGAAGCCCCCAAAGGCCTTCCTAATTAAATACTTAATAGTTAACAAAGTTCTTGATCCCCCTTGAGTCACTTCCCAGCTGTATGTACAATGAACAAGTAATTTAACCTCTCAAAAGCCTTTACCTCTGATACTAACATCTCAAGTTGGCATGAAGactaaaggagaaaatgaaatgttcacactgcctggcacaaagtaaacaCTTTATTAATGGAAacaatttgtaaaaataagcaataatttATTGTCTTTCGGTATGCAGACAAATGGCCAACACTATGAATAGCATTAGGGATACCAAAGACATGTAAAATACTCTCTTACATGGAAATAAGAGACTGACAAAATCAAGACACCTACATAATCAGTAAACAATGTAACAATATGCCTTTCAGCTTTTTAGACACATAGTAAATATACGCTCACAATGCAGTTACAAAGGAAACTAATGAACATTTGAAGTTATTAAGTTTCCCACcccttttcttgaattttatatttcCCATCATCAACTTTACAGTAAGTTTCATGAAAACATAAACTATGTCATCCTTAAAAGCTGATCTGGAATGAGAACTTAAGCTTCCTTCaatcaattcaaaataaaatcccACTCTCACCCCCTACTCCTACTTATACCTTGTTTACTTCATCTGCCCTCCCAACTAAATTGTAAACTCAAGTAAGAATACTTGAATGTTCCATTTACCACTGAATTCTCAACAccaagaacagtgcctagcaTCTGGTGGGTACTCAATAAGttgcagacaaaaaaaaagaataaaatcaggctctctgatttttatttcttcagtattCCCCACAGTAATCAAGAGTAATTAGTATATATAAATCATTAACCACCACACTGAATATCAGATATCTTATATACATTATCCCCTTTAATCCTTTAAAATCCTTAAGTGTATTTTTATCCccacttaacagatgaggaaatgggttCATGTAACGAGAGAGAACTGCTAACTGGCAGAGTCATTATTCAAAATTCAATTGTCCTGAGCCCAAATAAATCTTAAGGACAAAACTAAAGTTTACTGTATTTGCAATACAAGTAATCTCTACTGGCTGCAAGCTTGACTCAATGGATGCTTAGTAACAAGAATCTTCTAAGACGATGTTCAAACAAAAACAGGTTGTGTCAATCCAGCTTGGTAAAGTTTTAAAGTTCCATGGCTTACCTTGTTGAATGACTATTGAATCCAGTCTGAGTTTCATCTCAGCACGTTCTACTATTCTTTCTTCTACAGTGTTATCAGTTATAAAGCGGAACACCCTGACTGTCTTGGTCTGTCCAATTCTATGTGCTCGGTCCTAAATAAATTACCATGTTATTTTGAATTgagtttaaaaatcacataaataacACTGAAATGGGTACattgagaaacaaaattaaaatattctgaagtaaaaaacttttaaaaatttgtagtaACAATGAATCTGTAAGAATCAGATGAATTCTGCTAGGTTACAGAGATAAAACACACACAATGTCTCCaaacaatatacaaaattataatttttaagtctGATGAGAAAAGATTTTAAGTCTTTTTCCCTAGGtttaaattcaaaatgtttttctatcTATATCAAACCCAAATTGTTACTGCTATCAGGCAAAAAAGTGACATGAAACAATGAACTTAGCAAACAACATAAAAATTCTAATCTTTAAATATTACCCAATTAACTACATACAAGTAGTCAAACTAGTTTGAATAGGAATTTCTGTTTCGCTTTTGCTAACTACATTCCTAAAAAACtcctttatttctaataattggACAATTTTCCCCAGTCAACCTTAGTAAGAGCACAAGATGAAAGTGACTAacgggctgggcgcagtagctcactcctgtaatcccagcactttcgaaggccaaggtggggggatcacctgaaggtgaggagttcaagaccagcctgaccaacatggtgaaaccctatctctaataaaaatacaaaattagccaggcgcggtggtgcacacctgtaatcccagctacttggaagactgaggcaggagaacagtgtgaacccggaaggcggaccttgtgctccagcctgggcaacagagtgagactctatctcaaaaaaaaaaaaaaaaaaagaaagaaagtgactaATTACAGTTGGGTTTATGGTCACCAGTATCACGGGTCAGGCCAATCTGCAGTATCAATTCTCTCAATCTAAAAATAATCTTCCTGATCTGACTGGTACTTTCACACAGGTGtatcttttaaatatctaaagTGGCAGACAGGCTAGTTGCTCATCAAACTCAATTCTCTTTCGTCCTGTGATACAACAACAATATAATTTACCAATTCCCTTGCAGGCAGTTATGCTACATGATTTGAGTTCTGTCCAATTGTCTGATCAAGAGGGTGGAGAGACAAGGAGGCTCTTTCAAGGTCTGACCCATAAATTTCCTGGAAAATCCCCAACTCTATCCTTTCCCCCTTCTGCCAATAGGATGCAGAGGATATAGCAGAGGACTCCAGGGTCCTAAGATATGCCAGATCTCTGAGATGGAAATACCCTTATTTAGATGGAACATCAACTCAATATACTCTCACTGAACCACTggattggagaaaaataaaattctattggGTTAAGTCACTGATATCTGAAGAATTACCTCACCCTAACTAATTCATCTACTAAGCAcagaatacatttatttgttatcTCTTACCATAGCCTGAAGATCTACTTGGGGATTCCAATCAGAATCATACAAAATTACTACATCAGCAGTCGCAAGATTGATGCCAAGACCACCAGCACGTGTGCTTAACATGAAAACAAACTTTGTGCTGTTTGGTTCATTGTATGCATTGATGGAGTCCTAcggataaaataaaatgattgtcaaaaaatttatgattttttatctCCCTCCCCAAATTTTACTCACTTGTCTCTCATCATGGGGCGTCTGACCATCCAACCTGCAGTACTCATAATTTCTCCACATGCAATAATCTTCCAAAATGTCCAATACCCTTGTCATTTGACTGAAGATTAATACTCGTGAACCTGTtagtgaatatattaatatattcaaaagtagaaaaatttaagGGTAACCAAAAGTAAGACTAACCAATTATCTTTAATTCCAAAGTTACCTACTTGGTTACAAGGGGGCAAAAAAATCTACACATTATCATCCCAGTCAGTCGTTTCCCACTTTTTTCTCACCATGGcacaaataaaaaaggataacATTTGTACAGAAAAGCATATTTGCCTCTGGTCTGGAAGGCTTTCCCATCTCAAAGGGTAAGATAATCATTATCTTGTTACCTCACgtatgtttaaaaataaccttCCACTACTCCACAACTCCTCTTCAATGCGTATGACTCCCCAAACCCCCAACACACACCTAATACTCCAGGTTTCAACCTGGTTCTGAAGACCCATTCCAGATCAAAGGACCATAATATGTACCTCATATATCTACAATGACTATCCTTCACTTATCTGACGTGATTCAAACTATCTGACTGCCTTCCACTTCTTTAGGCAACTACATAATACTTTCAGTAGAATGCATCAAGACAAAGGATCATTTTGAAAAGTAATGATTATGAAATGATCCTGTCTTAGAAGTGGAGGCTGACAATCTGCTGTTGTCACACGTTCCTGCACCTCAAATgcgttaagaatttttttttttttttgagacggagtctcgctctgacacccaggctggagtgcagtggcgccatctcagttctgcctcccaggttcaagtgattcatctgcctcagcctcccaagtaactgggactacaggtgcatgccaccatgcccagctaaattttttgtatttttggtagagatggagtttcaccatgttggccaggctggtcttgaactcctgaccttaaatgatctgcccacctcagccttccaaaaagTACTGCAACATGAGAACATTTAATAGTCTCCATTTTCCTTGCAGAGTTCAATATACTTTGCATTAATATCTGAATATTCCCACCAAGTTCCTGCCACTCCTCTCCACCAATTCAATTCCTTTAATTACTTTGCTTTCaaggaaagcatttttaaaaaatctatctctacaaaaaggtataaaaaggaaaaagtaaaccCATTCACTGACAACTCTTACAATATGCTTTTGATAGTATCATAGAGGAGATTCATCTACTGGTACAACTGTcattcttattaaaatacagagagaaacacAAACAAACTTGAATCTGTACACTTAATACTGTATCAGTGATATTTCTTATCTTTAAGAGACAGATAATAATTTATGAAATGCTATAGTGTCTGGCGTTTGCTTCAAATAATCTGGGAGGAGGAAAAGTATAGTagactaaaaacattttttattagttAAAATTGGAAGCTGGCTTCTAAGTTCTTTCTACATTCGTGTAATTTAAATATACCCAAACACACACCACAGACATACCCCTTTTCATATAAAAAGTcaacatattataaataaaaatgtttcaggtCCATGAACATGGTACCTAATTAAAACCccacataaataattaaaaaacaatatcaTGAACACACCACCACTGTCTAACAATGGATCTGGGAACCATGTGTGGGAGGGAGGTGCAATCTTCACATTTTATGACAGAAAGCTGTAATTTCTAGGAAAGTATATATAAAGTGTAAACTCTTCCCAAAATCAAGGGAGTATGGTTGCTCTAACTATTGCTTATCTTCTAAGAGACTTCAGGCCTAAAATCAGGAGCGGGGGTTAGAGTTCAGATAATGAATAGGTTTTTTTAATGTTCTACACTTCAACTTTAGAAAGCATCAGAGCAGTCATTTCAAAGTATAGTGCTCCTTTGTTTTAACATGagcattttaaaacagttttgatAATTTGATACGGGTAACAGATACCTTGTTCTTTTAACTTAGGGAGCAGCTTGTCTAAAACCACCATTTTGCCACTGTTGGTTACTAGATGCATATCTGTTGTATAAGGTGGACCAGGTTCCGCTCCATCAAAGAGATATGGATGATTACAGCACTTTCTCAACTGCATCAGGATGTTCAATAACCTCATTTTGTCCATCTTGCCTGCTGAGTTGAGTATATCTATATCCTTCATTAATATCCGAGTATACctattcaaagaagaaaaatatttttagagcttAAATGTTCCTTGATCAACCCCTGCCACTTTACATACTTAATCCCCTTCCCCACCTGAACCCCCAAATATCTGTAAGAAACTACTCATCAACTTCTAGGGATGGTTAGGAATTTAACATCTGTAACCTCCTTCtttttgcttccatttttctttattgtacaTAGTGTTATAATGTTCACACTTATGCCTTGGGCCTTgaggatattattttaaaagtacaaaaacagttCCCTTGGGTAGAATTAAAACAAAGCAGTAAGATATTATATCTTTAAGTAAtaaagcaaaactttaaaaaatgtaagttttaaacataattttagttTGTAGTTTTTTGCAACAGAAAGTGCCACTATTCGATTTTTATATACCCCATAGCTAGTGCAGCATTTAG is a window encoding:
- the SMARCA5 gene encoding SWI/SNF-related matrix-associated actin-dependent regulator of chromatin subfamily A member 5, whose amino-acid sequence is MSSAAEPPPPPPPESAPSKPAASTASGGSNSSNKGGPEGVAAQAVASAASAGPADAEMEEVFDDASPGKQKEIQEPDPTYEEKMQTDRANRFEYLLKQTELFAHFIQPAAQKTPTSPLKMKPGRPRIKKDEKQNLLSVGDYRHRRTEQEEDEELLTESSKATNVCTRFEDSPSYVKWGKLRDYQVRGLNWLISLYENGINGILADEMGLGKTLQTISLLGYMKHYRNIPGPHMVLVPKSTLHNWMSEFKRWVPTLRSVCLIGDKEQRAAFVRDVLLPGEWDVCVTSYEMLIKEKSVFKKFNWRYLVIDEAHRIKNEKSKLSEIVREFKTTNRLLLTGTPLQNNLHELWSLLNFLLPDVFNSADDFDSWFDTNNCLGDQKLVERLHMVLRPFLLRRIKADVEKSLPPKKEVKIYVGLSKMQREWYTRILMKDIDILNSAGKMDKMRLLNILMQLRKCCNHPYLFDGAEPGPPYTTDMHLVTNSGKMVVLDKLLPKLKEQGSRVLIFSQMTRVLDILEDYCMWRNYEYCRLDGQTPHDERQDSINAYNEPNSTKFVFMLSTRAGGLGINLATADVVILYDSDWNPQVDLQAMDRAHRIGQTKTVRVFRFITDNTVEERIVERAEMKLRLDSIVIQQGRLVDQNLNKIGKDEMLQMIRHGATHVFASKESEITDEDIDGILERGAKKTAEMNEKLSKMGESSLRNFTMDTESSVYNFEGEDYREKQKIAFTEWIEPPKRERKANYAVDAYFREALRVSEPKAPKAPRPPKQPNVQDFQFFPPRLFELLEKEILFYRKTIGYKVPRNPELPNAAQAQKEEQLKIDEAESLNDEELEEKEKLLTQGFTNWNKRDFNQFIKANEKWGRDDIENIAREVEGKTPEEVIEYSAVFWERCNELQDIEKIMAQIERGEARIQRRISIKKALDTKIGRYKAPFHQLRISYGTNKGKNYTEEEDRFLICMLHKLGFDKENVYDELRQCIRNSPQFRFDWFLKSRTAMELQRRCNTLITLIERENMELEEKEKAEKKKRGPKPSTQKRKMDGAPDGRGRKKKLKL